Proteins found in one Lysinibacillus fusiformis genomic segment:
- a CDS encoding cobalt-precorrin 5A hydrolase: MIELQEGILPEVDQRNPYAVVAITKHGVQIGRRLQQTFAASDLYYMSKFEQGDEAEKHIQLFTGTVRLLLPTLFKQYKGLILIISLGAVVRMIAPILKDKKTDPGVVVIDDRGENVISVLSGHLGGANELTHEVAAALGANPIITTASDVQKTIPVDLFGARFGWVWDSADKLTPVSASVVNEEHVAIVQETGERDWWMRDTPMPEQIKIYPSTQVAIGANPHATLLITDRIIEPEEEVLLENGVIYRPKSIVLGMGCNRGTSLEEIEQVIDETLAELKLSKKSVKALCTIDLKKDEQCFLDITKKYDWEFVTYTPAELNEIEFPSPSETVFKYTGAYGVSEPAAMRYAQVQTLLLEKKKSGNATISVARYLF, translated from the coding sequence GTGATTGAGTTACAAGAAGGTATTTTACCAGAGGTTGATCAACGCAATCCTTATGCTGTAGTAGCCATTACGAAGCATGGTGTTCAAATTGGGCGCCGCCTACAGCAAACCTTTGCAGCAAGTGATTTATATTATATGAGTAAATTTGAGCAAGGCGATGAAGCAGAAAAGCATATTCAACTATTTACAGGAACAGTGCGTCTATTATTGCCAACGCTATTTAAACAATATAAAGGCTTGATCTTAATTATTTCACTAGGGGCAGTCGTAAGAATGATTGCACCGATTTTAAAGGATAAAAAGACAGACCCGGGCGTTGTCGTGATTGATGATCGAGGCGAAAATGTCATTAGCGTATTATCAGGCCATCTTGGTGGGGCCAATGAGTTAACGCATGAGGTGGCAGCAGCACTTGGGGCAAATCCAATAATTACTACGGCTTCTGATGTGCAAAAGACGATTCCTGTTGATTTATTTGGGGCACGCTTTGGCTGGGTATGGGATAGTGCCGATAAATTAACACCTGTTAGTGCTTCTGTTGTAAATGAGGAGCATGTAGCCATTGTGCAGGAAACGGGTGAACGCGACTGGTGGATGCGTGATACACCGATGCCTGAACAAATCAAAATTTATCCATCCACACAGGTGGCTATTGGGGCTAACCCCCATGCTACATTATTAATAACCGATCGAATCATTGAACCTGAAGAGGAGGTTCTTCTAGAAAACGGTGTTATTTATCGACCAAAATCCATTGTGCTAGGAATGGGCTGTAACCGTGGTACATCGTTAGAGGAAATTGAACAGGTAATCGATGAAACCTTGGCAGAGCTAAAGCTTTCGAAAAAAAGTGTAAAAGCCTTATGCACGATTGATTTAAAGAAAGATGAGCAATGTTTTTTAGATATTACGAAGAAATATGATTGGGAGTTCGTTACGTATACACCGGCTGAATTAAATGAAATCGAATTTCCATCACCCTCTGAAACGGTCTTTAAATATACGGGTGCATATGGTGTGAGTGAACCAGCGGCTATGCGTTATGCACAGGTGCAGACACTCCTATTAGAGAAGAAAAAATCGGGTAATGCTACGATTTCAGTTGCTAGATACCTATTTTAA
- the cobM gene encoding precorrin-4 C(11)-methyltransferase, producing the protein MKKIYIVGAGPGDPDLITVKGLHMLQTADVVMYTDSLVSEDLIAKAKPDAEVIRTAGMHLEEMVAVMVDRVNAGKTVARMHTGDPAMYGAIMEQVALLKKEGIGYEVVPGVSSVFASAAAIGAELTIPDLTQTLILTRAEGRTPVPEFEKLRDLASHHCTIALFLSATLTKKIVKELQSAGWADDTPVAVIQRASWPDQKIVRTTLIELDEAMRVNGIRKHAMILAGWALDPTIHDKDQYRSKLYDASFTHGFRKGVKTSD; encoded by the coding sequence ATGAAGAAAATCTATATTGTTGGCGCTGGTCCTGGTGATCCAGATTTAATTACAGTCAAAGGTTTACATATGTTACAAACTGCGGACGTTGTCATGTACACAGATTCTTTAGTGAGTGAGGACCTCATTGCGAAAGCCAAACCAGATGCAGAGGTCATACGAACAGCTGGCATGCATTTAGAGGAAATGGTTGCTGTGATGGTGGACCGTGTCAATGCTGGGAAAACAGTGGCACGTATGCATACAGGTGACCCAGCGATGTATGGTGCCATCATGGAGCAAGTAGCTCTCTTGAAAAAGGAGGGCATTGGGTATGAAGTCGTTCCAGGAGTTAGCTCTGTATTTGCTTCGGCAGCGGCTATCGGAGCTGAGCTAACAATTCCTGATTTAACACAAACCCTTATTTTAACACGCGCTGAAGGGCGCACACCTGTACCAGAATTTGAAAAGCTGCGTGATTTAGCGAGCCATCATTGTACAATTGCATTATTCCTTAGTGCAACGCTGACTAAGAAAATTGTCAAAGAACTACAAAGTGCTGGTTGGGCTGATGATACGCCTGTAGCAGTTATTCAACGTGCTTCATGGCCAGATCAAAAAATCGTACGGACAACCTTAATCGAATTAGATGAAGCAATGCGTGTGAACGGTATTCGTAAGCATGCAATGATTTTAGCGGGTTGGGCGTTAGATCCGACTATTCATGATAAGGATCAATATCGCTCGAAGTTGTATGATGCAAGCTTTACACATGGCTTTAGAAAAGGTGTGAAGACAAGTGATTGA
- the cobI gene encoding precorrin-2 C(20)-methyltransferase, producing MSNLGVLYGLGVGPGDPELITVKAFRVIQESPVIAYPKKLKGSKSYAHRIVDVYINPDEKDMLGLVFPMTKDEAVLEREWTKSVELVYEKLQAGKDVAFVTEGDPLLYSTFIHMMKLMQEMHPDVEIRTVPGISSFNGSASRLGIALADGDDRVAIIPAHDDYDSMREAIESHDAVVFIKVAKVIDLMLEVLRDLDLLDKASVVTKVTSDEEIIWDVRELDGVDLEYLTLMVVRK from the coding sequence ATGAGTAATTTAGGTGTTTTATACGGCTTGGGCGTTGGTCCTGGCGATCCAGAATTAATTACAGTAAAGGCATTTCGAGTGATTCAGGAATCACCTGTTATTGCTTACCCTAAAAAGCTAAAAGGCAGTAAAAGCTATGCCCATCGTATTGTAGATGTTTATATTAATCCAGACGAAAAAGATATGCTTGGTCTTGTATTTCCAATGACGAAAGATGAGGCTGTTCTAGAACGTGAATGGACAAAGTCAGTAGAACTTGTCTACGAAAAATTACAAGCGGGCAAAGATGTGGCGTTTGTCACAGAGGGCGATCCATTATTGTATAGTACGTTTATCCATATGATGAAATTAATGCAGGAAATGCATCCAGATGTAGAAATCCGTACGGTTCCTGGGATTTCGTCGTTCAATGGCTCTGCATCTCGCTTAGGGATTGCGTTAGCGGATGGCGATGATCGTGTTGCGATTATCCCTGCTCATGATGATTATGACTCCATGCGTGAAGCAATTGAAAGCCATGATGCCGTTGTCTTTATTAAAGTGGCAAAAGTGATTGATTTAATGCTTGAGGTGCTACGCGATTTAGATTTATTAGATAAAGCATCCGTGGTGACAAAGGTAACCTCTGATGAAGAAATCATTTGGGATGTGCGTGAGTTGGATGGTGTTGATTTAGAATATTTAACGTTAATGGTGGTGCGTAAATAA